The Kribbella shirazensis genomic interval GCCGTAGTACCCCTTCGACTGGTCGCCGTAGTAGTTGTCGTGGAGCCAGCCGAGCTTCTCCGCGATCCGCGCGCGCACCTGCTCGTTGCCCTGCAGGTCCGACGCCGGTCCGGGACGCCGGTAGGCGAGGGCGATCTCGTAGAGGTGCTGGTACGACGCGCTCAGATTCGGATCGCTGGTGCCGAGGGGGAGGCCGGCGAAGAGCTCACCGGCGCCGGCGCGGTCCAGCGCGGTCAGCCAGGTCCGGGCGGTGTTGTCCATCGCGGTGACCTTGGCGGCGACCTCCGGGCGGGAGTTCGACTCCGGCGTACCGGCGTAGATGGCGATCGCGTTGGTGAGGAGCTGGCTCGGTCCGGCGGTCATCACTTCCTTGGCGGCGTGGGCGGTCGGCGCCGGGCTGACCGCGGTCAGGAGTGCGGTGGCGGGGACGAACGACAGCAAATGGCGGCGCGTGAGCTCCACTGGTACTCCCGGGCGGATGGGAAAACCTAACCCGGGAAGTGAACCAGCCGGAACTATCTTTCAGCAACGGCTTGCCGCTGACATCTCAGCAAGTCTTTTCCAGTGAGCCGTCAGGCGCCGCCCGCGCCGACGAGCTGCGGATCGATCGACAGGATCTGTACGGCGGCCCCGGACGACTTCGCCGGGATGACCAGCGCGACCTGGTGCAGGTAGTCCTGGTGCAGGGTCTGCGTGTACTTGACCATGCTGCTGAACGCCGTCGCCTCGCCGCTGGTCCAGTAGGCGTTGGAGCCTGGCTCGACCCGCTGGAGGTACCGCTCGGTGAGGGAGAGGAACACCAGCGCGTCGCCGGACGACGTGATGAAGGTCAGCGGTACGCCTGACGGCGCGAACGTGTCGGTGACGCTCGCGATGTACGGCTCCGCGGTGTCGGTGGCCTTCGACTTGGCGCGCAGCTCGAGCAGCTTGGCGAGGCCAGGGGAGGGCTTGAACAGCCTCGCCTGCGGCGACTTGGCGCCACCGGTCAGGTAGGTGGCGAGGTCCTTGGCGACCGCCTCCGGCTGAGCCTGGAGCTTGTTCAGGTCGGCAGTCTCCGGGGTGCGCAGACCGTCGACGGACGGCGGCTCCACCGACTTCGACGGGTAGACCGAATGCGTCAGCTTCCACGGGCTGCCGGCGCTGTCCCGCTGCCAGACGCCGAGCTGGCGGCTGCCGGGGGCGTCCGAGACGCCGGAGCTGACCACGAACCGCATCGGGTACGCCGTGAACTGCGGCGCGCCGATCTCCGGGTCGGTGTAGCTGAACGGCTTCGACACCTCCTTGCCGGCCGCGTCGAGTTTGCGTCCGATCAGGAAACCCGCCTGGGTCTGCGCGAGCGTCGGGTTGCCCTCGATCGTCTCGGCCAGCTTGGCGTCGCGGGTCTGGTTCGCCCGGTTGTTGATCTCGTTGTACCGCTGCACGACCGCCTGGGCGTCGGCGAGCGTCACGGCCGGACGGCTGTCGTCGGCGGTCAGTGTGTTCTTCGGCGGCATCAGTCCGCAGCTCGTCGTCGTCAGCAGGAGCGCGCCACTGGCCAGCAGCGCTGCCGTGCGACGCACCGCCTCGTCACTCTTCACGAACTCCGGCGACGCCGCGAGTGGCACGGTCTGGCTGTCGTCGCGTTCGGCTGTCGTCTCGGTGGCCGGAGCCGGTTCGTCGTACGCCGGCCGCGCGGGCTCGTCGTACCGCTGGGAGGCGCCGGCGCCGATCAGAGCCGGCGACTTGGCCCGGGCGACGGCCGCCGGCGACATGAACATCGGCGCCGCCGGAACGGCCACCGGGGCGGTCCGGGCCGGGGTCGCCTGGACGGGAGAGTGGCGGGTGGGCGTCGGCCGGGCGGGCGCTGCCTCGACCGGCGCGGGGGCCGGGACCGGGTCGCCTTCTGCTGTGGCGGACTGCTCGGTCGTGGGCGCGAACGGGCTGACCCGCTCGGGCGCGAACGGGCTCACGCGCTCGGGGGCGAACGGCGAGACCCGGTAAGCCGGGGCGCTCTCCTCGTCCCGGCGCGGATTCGGTGCCGTCGACACCAGGACCGGGATCCGGGTGTTCTTGATGACCGGGATCTCGGTCGTGTCCGCCAGCTTCTCGGTCACCTTCCGCGCCGGCCGGCGGCGCAGCATCAGCACCAGCCCGAGGGTGAGCACCAGAACACCCGCCCCCAGCACCAGGAGGCAGATGCCGAACAAGCGGTGCACCTGGACCCCGAACGTGACCTGCGCGCCGACCGCCGGCGTACCGTCCGCGTTCATCACGACGACGTCGTACCGGCCGTCCTGGATCGGCCAGCTGAGCGACTGCGAGCCGGGCGCGGACTGTGCGACCCACCAGTCCAGCTCGCCGGGCGGCGTCAGCTTGCCGGTGCTGCCCTTGAGGTCCTGCGTGCCGAACCTGGCCGGCGGCTCGAACTGGACCAGCCGGGTGTGGGCTGCCCCGGAGAGGTAGTCGCGGACGTCCAGGTCCTGCCCGACGCCGACGAACAGCGGCTTGTCGCCGGCCACGGTCACGCGCAGCGTCGGACCGTGCCGGTCGAGCAGCGACGGAGCGCTGACGACCGCCACGCCCGCACTGTCGAGCTCGCGGCTGGGGGTCGAGATCGTGTTGTCAGGGCCGACGAGCCAGAAGGCCGCAAAGGCGCCGGCAGCGGTGGCCAGGAGGCCGGTCAGCGCCAGCAGCAGACCCAGGGTGATGCGGGCGAAACGCATGAAGAGGCTCCCGTTGTACGACGGGCCCGGCCACGGACGGGTGTGCCGGACGGCGGGATCACAGGTCCGGACCACTCTCCAAGTATCCGGAAGCTCACCCGTTGTCACTGACTAACTGATCGCACAGGGATCTGTTACGGTTCCGTCCCAATTCGGAGCCTCGAGGGGCTTCAGGGCAGGTCAGCGCAGGTACGACGCCCCGTTGAAATCGAGGACCGCACCGCTGGCCCAGTTCGCCTCGGGGGAGGCGAGCCAGTAGATCGCGTTCCCGACCTCCTCGGCGGTGGCGACGCGGTTGAACGGGCTCTGGGCCCGGATCGCGTCGCCGCCCGGTCCGGCGAGGAACGACTCGGTCATGTCGGTGGCGATGAATCCCGGCGCGATTGACGTCACGGTGATGTCATACGGCGCCAGCGATGCCGCCAGCGACTGCCCGAGCGAGTGCAGTCCCGCCTTGGAGGCGCCGTACGCCGGGACGTCGGGCTCGCCGCGATAGGCGCCGCGCGACCCCACGTTGACGATCGCGCCCCGTCGTACGCCGGCCGCGGGGTCGGTGTCGAGCATCTGTCGCGCCACGCACCAGGTCACGTGCGCGGCGCCCTCGAGGTTGACGGCGAGGGTACGGCGCCACGTCGCGACCCATTCGTCGTACGACGTCTCGGCCAGCGGGTGACCGATCCGCCGGGAGCCCGCGACCGGCTCGTCGACGAACATCGCGGCATTGTTCACCAGGACGTCGATGCGACCGAGCGTGGTGGCCGATTCCTCAACCAGGGATGGGATCGCGGCCGGATCGCCGAGATCGGCGGCGACTACCGCGTGGCCGTCGCCGGGCAGGCCGGCGCGGATCTCCTCGGCGCGGCCGACGGCACCCCGGCAGTGCAGCACGACCCGGTCGCCGGCCCGCGCGAACGCCTGCGCGGCGGCCGCGCCGACACCTCTCGACGCACCGGTGATCAGTACTCCTCTGGACACGCTCTTGCTCCTGTCGACGGCTGCCCGCCATTCTGCGCCTGACGCCAACCTGACGACTTCATGACATCACTGGGGTTGACATTGACGTCACCATGACGTCATGCTTGCTGTCATGGAACTTGACCATTACCTCGAGTCGGTCCGGCGGAGCGTCGAGAACGCGACCGCCCTGGCCGACGAGCAAACTCGCTCCGTGGCACAGCGCCTCGGGGCCACGCTGGATGACGCGGGCCGCCTGGCCCTCATCTCAGCCCTGTCCGACGCCGCCGGGGAGATCAGCCGTGAGCTCTCCCCGGGATCGGTGGAGCTCCGGATGGCCGGCGGCCGCCCCGAGTTCGTGGTCACGCCGGCGCCCAGCCAGCTGACCGGTCCCGACGAGACCGACGAAGACATCGAGGACGAGACGGACGACGAGGCTGCCGAGCAGTTCGTGCCGGACGCCGACGAGCCGACCGCCCGGATCACGCTGCGGCTGCCGATGTCGATCAAGAACAAGGTGGACGAGGCCGCGGACGCCGAGGGCATCTCCTCGAACGCCTGGCTGATGCGCACCGTGATGACCGAGCTCAGCGAGCGCCGCCGCGGACCGCGCCCGCCCCGGCCGCCGCGCCCGCCGCGCGGCCCGGTGTTCGGCCCCGAGGGTCCGCTGGGTCCGAACGGCCCGCTCGGTCCCGACGGCGTCTTCGGTCCGAACGGCGTGTTCGGCCCGAACGGTCCCTTCGGCGAGGAAGGCGTCTTCGGCACGGACCGCGGGCGCTGGGAGCGCGACCGGCGGCGTGACGACCGGGAACGCCGCCGCGACGACAAGGACCGGCGGCGCGAGGACAAGGAACGGCGCCGTGGCGGCCACGGCCCGGGCCAGCGACTGACGGGATGGGCGGAATGAGCGACCGGAGCGCGACCCAGTTCATCGACGACGAGAACGAGCGGATCGAGCGGATCCGGATCGAGATCGGCTCCGGCCTGGTCGAGATCGGGGCCAACCCCGACGGCAACGGCACCGTGGTGTCCATGGAGGTCGACGGCGACGACGACGGTGTGATCTTCGAGGTCACCGACGGGGAACTCGTCATCGAGAGCCCGCGGAACGTCCGCCGGGGGCCGGAGATCCAGGTCCGGATCGCCACCTCGACGCTGCTCGACGCCCGGGTCAAGACCGGCTCCGGGGACATCTCCGCGGCTGTGCCGCTGCGCTCGGCGCGGCTGTCCACCGGCTCCGGCGACGTCTCGCTGGCCCGGGTGGAGAAGGAACTCGGCGTCAACACCGGCAGCGGCGACGTCAAGGTGGAGGACGCCGGCGGCGCGGTCCGGGCCGGTACCGGTTCGGGCTCGATCACCATCGAGGAGGCCGCCGACGCGCTCGGCCTGAGCACCGGCTCCGGGGACGTCCACGTCGGCGACGCCGCCGGCCCCACCTCCGTGAAGGTCGGCTCGGGGGACATCACCATCGAGCGGATCCGCGACCACTCGGTCGCCACCTCCGGCTCCGGCGACGTCAGGGTCGAGATCGCGGACGGGCCGAGCGTCCAGGCCGAGACGGCCCGGGGCGACGTACAGATCGGGGTCCCGGACGGACTCCCGGCGTACCTGGACCTGAAGACCGTCACCGGCCGGATCCGCTGCGACCTGCAGCCCGGCCAGAAGCCGGACGAGGGAGAGCGCGCCCTGATGCTGCGCGCCCGCACGGTCTCGGGCGACATCACCGTCGTCAAGGTCTGACCAACCTGTCGGACCGGCGCGTCCGGGTTCGTTGGGTTGATACAGGCGGAAACAAGGTCCCGCCACTGGGGGCGGGACCTGGGCGAAGCATTGCCGAAACACCACAGCACGGGGATGACGAGGGGAGCAGGACCATGATCACCAACCACGAGGAAGTTGCCCGGTTCCGCGTCGCCGAGAGGGTGCGGGCGGCCGAGGAGAGGGCCTTGTACAACGAAGGGCGGACCCGGGGCGGCGCGCGGAAGGGGGTGGCGGGCGCGTTGCGCCGGCTGGCCGACAAGCTGGAGCCCGCCCGTCTGGCCGAGCCGGCCGCCCGGGCCCTGACCGAGCCCAAGCCCCGCCACCGCGGGACCGGGCTCTCGATCGTCCGCTGACAGACCGAGAACTGCAGGTTGCTGCAATGCCTGTGGATAACTCCCGGACGGACCCGAGGACACTGCTAGCGTTCAGTCGATCATTCTCGGCGACCTGGGAGAGAAACCAACGATGCTGCGTCCGATGGTGGCAACCACAGCTGTCACCGCTGCCTTGATCCTGCTGGCTGGTTGCGGCGGGGACGACAAGAAGTCCGAGTCGGGCTCCGACACCAACAACGGCAGCCAGACCACCACCTCGGCCACGCCGTCCACGCCGACCCTCCAGTCGTTCGACCCGCCGAAGGCGTTCACCCCCGCCGCGGCGTACCCGGAGATCGAGGAGAAGGGACGGTCCATGCAGGACGAGTCCCAGGTCGGCATCGCCGGTCAGGTCGCGCTGATCGGGAGCTGGGCGGGGCTCAGCGGCCACGACGTCGCCAACCCGACCAACTCCTGGAAGGTCAAGTCCGCCGAGGCCGAGACCACCAAGGTCAGCGACGCGTCGAAGCCGATGGCGGCCAAGGTCGACGGCAAGGACGTCGCGGTGATCGCGTACGCCGAATCCGACAAGGGCAACGGCACGCAGAAGCCGAGCGGCCTGGTCGTCGTCCACTGGATCGACGTGACGACCGGCAAGAAGATCGCCGAGGTGTCCGCGAAGGTGAGCACCGTGGACGGCACCGGCGAGATCGCGAACGGGACCCCGGACCTCGCCGGCGTTGCCCTCGACCCGGAGACCGGCCAGATCGCCGTCGGCGTGACCATGCGGGGAGACACCGGGTACCAGACGGTGTACGCGGATCCCAAGACGCAGAAGTCCACGATCGTGCCGAAGATCAACCCGGCCGCCGTGCACGACGGCGTGGTCGCGGGCGCGACGGAGGCGCAGGGCACCAACGCCAAGGACGCCTCGGTGCTGCTCGTCGACGGCGCGAGCGGGAAGGTCACGAAGCAGGTCCCGCTGAAGCAGGCCTATCTGAAGTCGCTGGCCGGCGGCGCCAAGCACGCGTACTTCTACGGCAACAAGGAGACGCAGTACGGGAGCGGGACCGAGGGCGAGGCGTTCTTCGTGATCGACTTGTCGACCGGCGCTGTGACGCAGACGGTGGCCGCGGCACCCTCGACCTCCGACGTCGACGTCACCTGCTTCGCGGACCAGGCGACCGCGGTCGTCTGCACGACCAGGAGGGTCCAGGGGCAGGCCGTGGAGATCGTCGGATTCGACGACGCGACCGGCAAGAAGGCCTGGGGCTTCACGAGCGAGTCCGGGTCCCGCGTCGTGCCCCGGGTGAGCACCGCCTACCACGGTGTCCTGTACGCGTCGACCGAGGCGCAGCCGGTGCTGCTGGACGCGAAGACCGGTGAAGACCTGCCGAGCGGATCCTCCTCGAGCAGCCCGAGCTCGAGCGACAGCCCGTCCTCCGGTGACACGCCCTCGTCCGGTGACACTCCGTCCGAGAGCAACTCGCCGGCCGGCAACGAGTCCCCCGGAAACGGTGACATGGGCCTCTTCGACGGCAAGCCGAGGTCCCCGCAGGCCGTGTCGCCGTACGGCGGGGTCTACCGGCAGGAGCCGGTCGGCAACGACTACGGTTCCACCCAGGTCGAGTCGATCTGCATCTACCTCAAGCCGACTGCCTGACGTCGGCCGAACAAAAGGGCCCCGGGTTTCCCGGGGCCCTTTCGTCTGTTCGGTGTCAGACGTCGCTGCGGTGGAAGTTCTTGTAGGAGCGGGACGGCGTCGGGCCGCGCTGGCCCTGGTACCGGGAGCCGTACTTCTCCGAGCCGTACGGGTGCTCGGCGGGGGAGGAGAGCCGGAAGAAGCACAGCTGGCCGATCTTCATCCCCGGCCAGAGCTTGATCGGCAGCGTCGCGACGTTCGACAGCTCGAGCGTCACGTGGCCGGAGAAGCCGGGGTCGATGAACCCGGCCGTCGAGTGCGTGAGCAGCCCGAGCCGGCCGAGCGACGACTTGCCCTCGAGGCGGGCGGCCACGTCGTCGGGCAGCGTGACCAGCTCGTACGTCGATCCCAGGACGAACTCACCGGGATGCAGGATGAACGGCTCCTCGCCCTCCGGCTCCACCTGCCGGGTCAGGTCGGGCTGTTCCTCGGCCGGGTCGATGTGCGGGTACTTGTGGTTCTCGAAGACCCGGAAGAACCGGTCCAGCCGTACGTCGACACTCGACGGCTGCACCATCGCAGCATCGAACGGGTCCAGCTGGACCCGCTTCGCGTCGAGCTCGGCCAAGATGTCACGGTCGGAGAGCAGCACGGTCGCACGTTAGCAGCGTGCTGCTCATCCGCACAGCGTCAGTCCCCACCAGGCCGGTCTCCCGGTGTCTGGTGGCGGGTCGTCCGGAGCCCTCAGCTCTCCGGCGGAGATCACACCACCAGACCGTGGGCCTGAGGCAACTATCTTCAGTTGGCCAGCTTGTTGAACTTCGACACCTGGGTGGCGAAGGTCTTGACCTGCGTCGGCGACCAGTCCTTGAGCAGGTCCTCGATCACCTTGTGCCGCTTCTTCCGGGCCGCCGTCAGCTTGCGCTTGCCGGCCGCCGTCAGCGTCAGCAGGGTCGCCCGCGCGTCCGACTTGTCGGCCGCCCGCTTCAGCAGACCCTCTTCCTCGAGTCGCGCGCAGGCCCGGCTGACCGGGCCCTTGTCCACCTCGAGCGCTGCCACCAGGTCGGCCATCCGCACCGGTGCCAGCTCCTCCACGTGGTTCAGCAACGCGTACTGCGCCGGCTCCAGGTCCGGGTGCGCCTCGTCGGACAGCGTCCGCTGCAGACCGCGCAGCCGCCGCGCCAACGTGACGAGCTCCTTCTCCAGGTTGTCCACCGCGTCACTTGCGTCTGTTGCCACCGTTCACCCCTTCATCCAGTTGCCCCGCAACCATCTCGCCCGGTCCAGGACCGTATCCTCACGTTGCGTCGAATGTTGCCCCCGGCAACGCGTTCTAATCTGCCAGAAGATGACGAACCTGCCCAGTCCTGAACGTACCCTTTGTGAAAAACTGCCCAAGAACCCCCGGTGCAAACCGCCCGCACGACCCTTTTCGATGCATTCGGCACCGAACTCGGGTTCGAGCCGCTGACGGCGCAACAACCCGCCGCGGATTCCCGCTCCGGCTCCGGCTCCGGCTCCCGGACGGTGGTTCGACGCGCGGACCCGGCGTGGTTGCGGGGCCCGGGATCGGCTATGCTCTTCACCGCTGCCGGGAGACCGGCCGCGCGGGTGTAGTTCAATGGCAGAACATCAGCTTCCCAAGCTGACAGTGCGGGTTCGATTCCCGTCACCCGCTCCACTGAATCCCCGCAGGTCAGAGGCTTGTTTCCGGCCTCTGGAGTTGGTCGGGAAGTGTTCGAGGCGGGTGGTCGACACCGCCGGTCCGATGCAGCTGCTCACCGGCTCGGTCCGTCAGAGGTTTCGGTTCGTCGAGATGTTCTGACATATCGTGTGGCGGCATGAGCCACCAGCAGCCGCCGCAGTTCCAGCCGCAGTTCCAGCCGCAGCAGCCGTATCAGCCACAGCAGCCGCAGGTTCCGACCGGGATGCTGCAGCTGACCATCCAGGGCAGTGCGCTGACGTCCAACATGATCCCGCCGACCGTGCACCTGAACGGTCACCCGGTGTCCGTCAAGTACGGCCGGAACGACATCCCGGTTTTCGCCGGACCGCTGCACATCGATATCCACTCGCAGTGGATTCGTGTGTACGGCCAGGCCGCGCTCGACTGCACGGTGTTGCCGAACCAGGCGGTACCGGTGTTCTACGCGTCGCCGTTCCACCAGTTCACGTCCGGGAGCATCGGGCACAGCAAGGTGAAGCGGAAGGGTCTCGGCACGTTCTTCGCCCTGATGGCGGGGATCATCGCCGTGACCCTGCTGCTGACCCTGCTCGCGACGCTCGGCTGATCGCCTGTTTCGTTCAAACGATTGACCTGGGCACGGCTGTTGCCCAGGTCAACCGTCTGCAGCTCAGCTGCCGTAGACCTCTAGTTCGACGATGCGGGAGTAGGTGTGGTCGTTGCCGTCGAGGCAGAGGATGCGGACGGCGTCGGCCTGGACGGGGGCGAACGTCGTCGTGACGTGGCCGAGCGTGTTGCCCCGGACCTGGGCGACGGTCTGCCAGGTGCCGGCGACGCGGGCCTGGACGTCCCAGTCGCGCAGGCCGTTCAAGTGAGCGGGGTACTTCACAGAGTCCAGCGTGTAGAGCTCGACCCGGTTGATCGTCGCGGGTGCCGCCAGCGCGACGTCGTACGTGTCGGGGAACGCTGCGCGGGTGCCGTCGTTCCAGCCGGTCAGGGTGTCCCAGTGCTCGGGGTCGTTGTCGCCGTCGACCCCGCCGCAGAGGGTGAAGTTGCCGTGCGTGGAGGATGCCGTCGCCTGCTCGCCGAGCGCGAGGTTGTCGCCGGCCCCCTTCGGCGGGAGTGGGTCGACGGTCACGGGGACCGTCACCCGCGTCTGGTCGACCTCGACGCCGATCTGATAGCTCCCGGGCGCGGTGTCGCGCGGAACACGGACCTCGACCGGGGCGGAGACCGGCTGGTCGGGGTCGACCGCGGGCAACCACGACGAGAAGAGCGTGCGGGACAGCTGCAGCGGACCGGTCGGCTCGAGCGTCAGGTCGGCGTACCGGTCCTCGGAGCCGGTGTTGGTCATGGTGAGGGTCAGGTTGCCCGGGAAGCAGGGCAGGCCGACCACGTTCAGCCGCTCCGGCGCGACGCTCACCGCCACGTCGGAGGTTGCCTTCGGCATCGAGCTCGAGCCGAGCAGAGCGGCGGCGAGCACGGTGCCGGCCGCGACGACGGTCTGCCGGGGGATCCTCATTGCTGTACCTCCGCGATGCCGGGGCGGCCGTCCTCGACGAGGAGCTTGGCGCGTGTGCTCACGGTGCCGCCCTGGATGGACACCTTGTCGACAACGCGGTAGTCGGAGACCCAGCGCTGCGGCGTGATGCTGCAGCTGACGTACCCGCGCTGGAAGTTGCCGAACTTCATGTGCGGGTTCTCCCGCAGCAACGTCGCGCCGCCCGGATCCAGGTCCTGACCGTCCATCCCGGACGAGATCGACGTACCGACGAACTCGGTGCCGACCGTCGCGGACGCCGGGTCGTCGAAGTCGAGCTTCAGGTCCGACGCGACGCTGCGGTGCAGGTCGCCCGCGATCGACACCAGGTTGCGGATCCTGCGCTGCACCGCGCCGCCGAGGATCCGGTTGCGCGACGCCTCGTACCCGTCCCAGGTGTCCATCGGGACCAGCACCTCCGGCCCCTCCTTCGTGTCCAGCCGGGCGATCGCGGTCTGGTGCGCCACCACGTTCCACCGCGTCTGCGAGGCAGTCCAGCCGTCGAGCAGCCACTTCTCCTGCTCGGCGCCGGTGATCGTGCGCGCCGGGTCCTTGGTCTCCGGACCTGGCGCCTTCGTGCCGTCGCCGTACGCCTGGTCGGAGCGGTACTGGCGCGTGTCCAGCACGCTGAACTCCGCAAGCCGCCCGTACCTGAACCGCCGGTACAGCTGCATGTCCGGGCCCTTGGGCAGCTGCGAGAGGCGCAGTGGCATGTGTTCCCAGTACGCGCGGAACGCGTTGGCTCGCCGTACCCGGAACTGCGCCGGCGGCGCGCTCGGATGCGCTTCGTCGGCCCAGTTGTCGACCACCTCGTGGTCGTCGAGCGTCACGACCCACGGCGCGCTGGCGTGCGCGCTCTGCAGGTCGGGGTCCATCTTGTACGCCGCGTAGCGCTGCCGGTACTCGTCGAGCGTCACGGTCTGCCGGGTGATGTGCGGCTCGTTCGAATGCGGGCGGATGCCGCGGTCGATGCCGAACTCGTAGATGTAGTCGCCGAGGAAGAACACGACGTCGTGCTCACGCCGGGCCATGTCGCCGTACGCCGTGTACCAGCCCTCCCACCACGCCTGGCAGGACGCGAAGGCCAGCGAGAGCTCGGAGATCTGCGCGTCGTACGCCGGGGCGGTCTTGGTTCGTCCGACCGGGCTGAGCTGCCCGTCCACCCGGAAGCGGTACCAGTACTCCCGCCACGGTCGCAGTCCGCGGACGTCGACGTGCACCGAATGACTCGCCTCGGGGCCGGTCCGGGCGGTCCCGCTTCGGGCGATCCGGTGGAACTGCTCGTCCTCCGCGACCTGCCACTGGACCTCGACTGGCCGCCGGTCCATCCCGCCGAACGGCGCGAGCGGATCGGGGGCCAGCCGCGTCCAGATCACCACCGCGTCCGGCAACGGATCGCCGGACGCGACGCCGAGCGTGAACGGATCCCGCCGGTCGGCCCGGCCGGTCCACCCCGCCGCCGCGGTCCTGATCTCCGGAAGACTGCCGCCCAGCGCGAGCGCCGCCGCTGCCCCGCTGACGGTGAGGAAGTTACGTCGAGTACTCCGCATCGGCATCCACCCACCCGATCATCCCGAGGTGATCACATCCGTAACGCGAGATTACGAGAAGTTCACACAACAGGGTGAGAAGATGACCGGTTCCGGCCGTCAGCGGCTGACGATGTCCTTTGCCGCCGGGGCGTCGATCGTGACCGGCTTGCCCCAGTCCGTCGCCGTCATCGTCGCGGAGACGCCCTGCATGTCGAAGGAGACCTTGTACATCAGGTGGTCCTTCGAGCCCATCCAGATCGTGTAGACGACGTGCTTCGGCATACCGGCAGGCACCTTCTCGCCCTGCGCCTTCAAGGCGGCGGCGACATCGACGGTGACTGCGTACCGGTCGACCTTGTGGCCGCTCAGGGTCTCGGTCTTGATGTACTCCGCGGCCTGCAGACCGGCGTCGAACGCGTCGTAGATCTTCGTCGGGTCCATCTGCTCCAGCAGCTCCCCGAGGCTCCGGGCCAGCGGGTCGTCGGAGTTCGCGTCGATCTTCACGTACTTCCCGGCCGGGAGCTCAGGCGTCGACAGATAGACGACGTCGTCGACCAGGATCATCTTCGTCCGACCGCCGAACTCCGCGCCGTTCATGTCCAGCTGCGCGGCGAGCGGATCCAGCGACAGCACTCCGGCCATGGTCATCGTCTGCCGGCCGGCGACCATCCGCATGGTGAGCCGGGCGGTGTCCTTCCCGGCCATGCCCTTCTTCATCGCCGGCATGAAGCTGGCGGTGTTCAGGTGTGCTCCGGAGGCGGCCTTCAGCGGCGCCGTGGTCGCGATCGGGCTGACAGGCGTGAAGGACGGAGCCGACGGCCTGTAGCCGGTGGATTCGGTTCCGCCGCAGGCCGTGAGGCCGAGGGCGAGTGGTACGGCGGCCGCGGTGGCGATGGCGGCGCGGAGCTTCATCGTGCTGTCCTCCCCAGGTGATGCAGACGGTGGATCTTATGGTCTGGACCACCTGGGGAGGAAGGGGTTTGCAGCTAGTTGCAGGTCAGCTTTCGCCGCGTTTTACCGAGGCGAGCAGCAGCTGCGCGACGTCCTGTACTTCGACCGATTCGCGGGCCGAGCCGTCGGCCTGCTTCGCGGTGAGGCCGTCGGAGAGCATGACGCGGCAGAAGGGGCAGCCGGTGGCGATTTTGTCGGCGCCGGTTTCGACGGCTTCGGTGGTGCGGTTGAGGTTGATCCGGGTGCCGAGTTTTTCTTCCATCCACATGCGTGCGCCGCCGGCGCCGCAGCAGAACGACTTCGTCTGGTTGCGCGGCATTTCGGCGTACTCCGCGCCGGGGATGATGTCGAGCAGTTCGCGCGGGGCGTCGTACACCTGGTTGTGGCGGCCGAGGTAGCAGGGGTCGTGGTAGGTGATCTTCTGGCCGTTGAGTGAG includes:
- a CDS encoding SDR family oxidoreductase; amino-acid sequence: MSRGVLITGASRGVGAAAAQAFARAGDRVVLHCRGAVGRAEEIRAGLPGDGHAVVAADLGDPAAIPSLVEESATTLGRIDVLVNNAAMFVDEPVAGSRRIGHPLAETSYDEWVATWRRTLAVNLEGAAHVTWCVARQMLDTDPAAGVRRGAIVNVGSRGAYRGEPDVPAYGASKAGLHSLGQSLAASLAPYDITVTSIAPGFIATDMTESFLAGPGGDAIRAQSPFNRVATAEEVGNAIYWLASPEANWASGAVLDFNGASYLR
- a CDS encoding DUF4097 family beta strand repeat-containing protein; its protein translation is MSDRSATQFIDDENERIERIRIEIGSGLVEIGANPDGNGTVVSMEVDGDDDGVIFEVTDGELVIESPRNVRRGPEIQVRIATSTLLDARVKTGSGDISAAVPLRSARLSTGSGDVSLARVEKELGVNTGSGDVKVEDAGGAVRAGTGSGSITIEEAADALGLSTGSGDVHVGDAAGPTSVKVGSGDITIERIRDHSVATSGSGDVRVEIADGPSVQAETARGDVQIGVPDGLPAYLDLKTVTGRIRCDLQPGQKPDEGERALMLRARTVSGDITVVKV
- the dcd gene encoding dCTP deaminase gives rise to the protein MLLSDRDILAELDAKRVQLDPFDAAMVQPSSVDVRLDRFFRVFENHKYPHIDPAEEQPDLTRQVEPEGEEPFILHPGEFVLGSTYELVTLPDDVAARLEGKSSLGRLGLLTHSTAGFIDPGFSGHVTLELSNVATLPIKLWPGMKIGQLCFFRLSSPAEHPYGSEKYGSRYQGQRGPTPSRSYKNFHRSDV
- a CDS encoding MarR family transcriptional regulator — translated: MATDASDAVDNLEKELVTLARRLRGLQRTLSDEAHPDLEPAQYALLNHVEELAPVRMADLVAALEVDKGPVSRACARLEEEGLLKRAADKSDARATLLTLTAAGKRKLTAARKKRHKVIEDLLKDWSPTQVKTFATQVSKFNKLAN
- a CDS encoding alkaline phosphatase D family protein, which gives rise to MRSTRRNFLTVSGAAAALALGGSLPEIRTAAAGWTGRADRRDPFTLGVASGDPLPDAVVIWTRLAPDPLAPFGGMDRRPVEVQWQVAEDEQFHRIARSGTARTGPEASHSVHVDVRGLRPWREYWYRFRVDGQLSPVGRTKTAPAYDAQISELSLAFASCQAWWEGWYTAYGDMARREHDVVFFLGDYIYEFGIDRGIRPHSNEPHITRQTVTLDEYRQRYAAYKMDPDLQSAHASAPWVVTLDDHEVVDNWADEAHPSAPPAQFRVRRANAFRAYWEHMPLRLSQLPKGPDMQLYRRFRYGRLAEFSVLDTRQYRSDQAYGDGTKAPGPETKDPARTITGAEQEKWLLDGWTASQTRWNVVAHQTAIARLDTKEGPEVLVPMDTWDGYEASRNRILGGAVQRRIRNLVSIAGDLHRSVASDLKLDFDDPASATVGTEFVGTSISSGMDGQDLDPGGATLLRENPHMKFGNFQRGYVSCSITPQRWVSDYRVVDKVSIQGGTVSTRAKLLVEDGRPGIAEVQQ